The nucleotide sequence CTAACTGGTTCAAGCTCGATAGCTCGACGATGTCTCAAGCCCATTCCCATTTGGAGTACATTCCTTCGATTCTGGCTACTCTACACAAACGGAAAACATTACAGTCAAATTTTTCCCACAGATATTGAATGCACGAGAATCTATTTCTATAGACTATAACAATTATCAATGCCCTCAACAATTGATTGCATTCGACCTTCTTACGCGCTCAGCAGAATCAGAAGTTTTGTGTTCAGCAAATTGCTAGATgtaggatgaggatgaggataATACCTTTATACAATATGCATCCTACATCTAGCAATTCGCCATTGCACACAGAAGTTTCATGTTCAGCAAATTTGCAAAGTGTTTCACAACATTGGAGCATTTAACAAGTTCTGAAACAGCTCTCTTAACTCCAAAGCATAACCCTTAAAGCGCAGAATTTTTCATCCTGCCCTTGACCCATTAGCCGATTACAGAATGTGCATAATATGGTTAATATCTCAATAAGTGGGAGGTTGTGTAAAAGAACGATTCACATATGCATTAAATTTTCCAGTATAAATAAGCTAATAACTTTTTCGATAACTCTGAAAATTAAGAAGTAGATGATGACATCTAAAAACAAAGGCATGGGTTTTGAATTACCTTGTGTCATATTCTTCGGTGAAAACTTGTATCTCTTGTATTAGTTACAACTGCCGCTGATTCACTTCTTTCAGTGGTGATCTTCCAGTACTATACGCTTCAAGTTTTCTTGCTGACACCGAAATAGAATTGTTTGCATTCTCATAGGTAGAATCATAGAGCTCATTATCCACTTTCAAATTAGTTGCTGGTTTCACCTCTTCCTTGCACCTTTGTAACATTGTATCCAAAAGATTCATCATCTCCACATCCTCACAAGTGAAGTCACCCATACGATCACATATTTCTTCAAAGTGAACAAAAACTTCCTCCCTATCTTTTGATAGACTTGTGGTGTCTTGAAAAAGAACGTGTTTTTCAAACTCAAGCTGCTTGACTATGCCTTCCAGCCTCCTCTGTTCACCCATCAGTTTACCATTTTCCAGTTTGTTGACTTCCAATAATGCTTGAAGTTCATCTGCTTGTTGCTTTTCAGTAAACAAGGCTTCCTCCTGATTTGTCAAACTTTTCCGCAAACCAGATACTTCCTTCTCCAAATCAACAATTCTCATGTTCTTCTCTTCAATCTCTAGCTCTGTCATATGTTTGGCCTTCTTCAAATCTTCAGTAAGCTTTTCAACTGTTACCAGATTTTCTACAACTTCTGAGAAGGACGATATAAATGCACTTGTCAAGTCTTGCTCTAATGACGACGCCAATTCTTGGAGAACttttatattctcatctttCTCATTCATAACCTTGAAAAGCCTGTCTTTCTCTAGTCCAACATATTTCTCTGTGTCTATGCTTGCAAGAATTGCTGCTTCCACCTCTCTTCTCATGGCCTCCTGCTCCATCCGCGTGATATcattttggagattttctatgCAGCTATCCTTCTCCTTGGCATTGCTTATAAGGTACTCAGTGTTTTGTGTGAAAAATTCCACTTCCTCGTTCTTTGATGCAACTGTAGCTTCTAGAAGGACAATCTTCCGCTCCAGAACTtcagttttattaattttctcttTGGTAATGGTGATAAGCATGTCTTTCTCATGCTTAAGGGTTTCTTCATTCTCAGCTTGTGCAAGAAGTGAATTCTCCATTTGTCTAcatttttcttgattttcttgACAGCACAGTTTCAAGCTTTCGGCACTAGACTTCCAATTCTGTAATTCGAATTCTAACTGATTTGCTTCACGAATTTTCTCAGCCAATTCAAGGTTTGCCTTTTCTAAAGCCAAAGAAAATTCTTGTTTCTCCGCTTCCATCTGCACAAATTGTTCTTTCATGTAAAGTTGATGCACAGATGATTCCTCAAGCATCTTTTTATGTTGTTGAATCTCTTCCTCCATGATAACCTGATGCTGTTCAGCTAGTTCCAAGGACCTTATCCTCTTCATTAATATTTCTGCTTTCTCATGTTCTTGTTCTAGCTTAAGATGAGCATTTTGTAAATCACTGCTCTTCATCTCCAACTGTGTTTGAAGTAGAGAGATCTTGTCATCCATTCTGTCACACAGCTCTATTTCAGTTTTTGCATCAGATTTGTTGGAGTAAGCCTCTGAGAGTTCTGATTTAAAGATCGCAAGTACTACTGAAATCTCTTCATTTGAAACGTCAATCACTGAATGGCAGCTTTCTAGCTCCATCTGAAGCTCCTGTATTTGCTTCTCTCTACCCTTCAATTCAGAGTTGTGCCTATTTACATCTCCTTTCATCTTCTCTATTTGGAGGCTCAATTCAGATTCTTTTGCTTTCAGATTTGTTGAACAGTTGCTATGTACCTGCTCCAAGCCCCTAAGCTTGTTGCGTAGCTTTGTTAGAGCAGCTGGGGCACAATTTCTGATTTGAGCTTCCTGCAGTTCCCTTACAGATTCTCTCAATTCCCGATTCTCTTGCTCAAGGTGAACAATTCTAAATTCCGTTTCTTTGGAGAGTGCTTCTTTTGTTGACAGTGAGTTTCTTAGCTTAGCAATCTCTTCATCCCTTTGAACAGCCAAGCTATCAAACTTTGACCTTTCTTCTTCACACCGGGCAAACACATTCTCATAACGTGATTTGAATTCGGACACTTCAACCTCCAAAAACTTCCTCCTGCTTTCTTCATGAGCTAAAGATTGGTTGCACATCTCCAAAAGTTTTTGAACACCTTCAAGAATTCTCGTTTGGGAATCCAAGCTTGTCTGCAACAAAGAGATCTCTTCAAACAGTGCTGATTTGTCCCTCTCCCACTCCTCTTTACCCGACTGGAACTCAGCTTGGAGCCGTCTATGTGCTTCTTCAAGATGTATAAACTGTTCGTTCTTCCATTTCAACTGATCTTGAGCATTTCTATTTTCCTCCTCTAACCCCATTATGATGTCATCTCTCTGTCTCAGTTCTTTGGCTTCTCGAGCCTTCTGATCTGCCTCGAAACACTTCCTTTCTGTAGTCGATAAGAGGCTTTTAAGGCCCTCAATCTCTTTAGTACTGGCACCAAAATTCTGCTCCaactctttttttctctcaGTAGCTTCATCTAAGGCGGATACTAACTCTCTATTTTcctcttccattttctgcaATTTCTTCTCATTATCAGctcgaagtttttcatgcaaacaAGTCAAATGCCTAAGCGACGACTCTTTTTCAAGCAAACAAGACTGAAGGGTTTTAGAAGCCTGCCTTAATTGAGAAATTTCGTCAAGCTTGACATTTAGTTCTTGAGCTTGTTTCTCATTCTCCCGCTTAGCTTCTTGAAACTTGATCGACTGCTCTGTGTTGGCTTTCTTCAGAACATCGGAAAGTTCCGTCTTAACCCGGACTTCAGCCTTAAGCCTCTCGACCTCTGCTTTAACGTCATCTAGTTCTTTATATACATCCTCCATTTCCCTTGATCCTCAACTTGTGCACGGCTCTAATGCAGTAAAGATCTGGAGCACGAAGAAACATGTTAACGTGAGCATTTTCATATAGAAAACTGTAAAGAACCAACCACATAGAAAGATccatgagaagaaaaaaag is from Malus sylvestris chromosome 5, drMalSylv7.2, whole genome shotgun sequence and encodes:
- the LOC126620665 gene encoding uncharacterized protein At4g38062-like, whose amino-acid sequence is MEDVYKELDDVKAEVERLKAEVRVKTELSDVLKKANTEQSIKFQEAKRENEKQAQELNVKLDEISQLRQASKTLQSCLLEKESSLRHLTCLHEKLRADNEKKLQKMEEENRELVSALDEATERKKELEQNFGASTKEIEGLKSLLSTTERKCFEADQKAREAKELRQRDDIIMGLEEENRNAQDQLKWKNEQFIHLEEAHRRLQAEFQSGKEEWERDKSALFEEISLLQTSLDSQTRILEGVQKLLEMCNQSLAHEESRRKFLEVEVSEFKSRYENVFARCEEERSKFDSLAVQRDEEIAKLRNSLSTKEALSKETEFRIVHLEQENRELRESVRELQEAQIRNCAPAALTKLRNKLRGLEQVHSNCSTNLKAKESELSLQIEKMKGDVNRHNSELKGREKQIQELQMELESCHSVIDVSNEEISVVLAIFKSELSEAYSNKSDAKTEIELCDRMDDKISLLQTQLEMKSSDLQNAHLKLEQEHEKAEILMKRIRSLELAEQHQVIMEEEIQQHKKMLEESSVHQLYMKEQFVQMEAEKQEFSLALEKANLELAEKIREANQLEFELQNWKSSAESLKLCCQENQEKCRQMENSLLAQAENEETLKHEKDMLITITKEKINKTEVLERKIVLLEATVASKNEEVEFFTQNTEYLISNAKEKDSCIENLQNDITRMEQEAMRREVEAAILASIDTEKYVGLEKDRLFKVMNEKDENIKVLQELASSLEQDLTSAFISSFSEVVENLVTVEKLTEDLKKAKHMTELEIEEKNMRIVDLEKEVSGLRKSLTNQEEALFTEKQQADELQALLEVNKLENGKLMGEQRRLEGIVKQLEFEKHVLFQDTTSLSKDREEVFVHFEEICDRMGDFTCEDVEMMNLLDTMLQRCKEEVKPATNLKVDNELYDSTYENANNSISVSARKLEAYSTGRSPLKEVNQRQL